One Mugil cephalus isolate CIBA_MC_2020 chromosome 8, CIBA_Mcephalus_1.1, whole genome shotgun sequence genomic window carries:
- the snrnp27 gene encoding U4/U6.U5 small nuclear ribonucleoprotein 27 kDa protein, whose protein sequence is MGRSRSRTPPRRERRRSRSGSRERERRRRERDRSRSRDRDRERRRSRSRSPHRRRSRSPPRRHRSSSLSPSRQKDRRDDDRKDVKDKTAKPIQMSAEDMEGKTEEEIEMMKLMGFGSFDTTKGKKTDGSVNAYAINVSMKRKYRQYMNRKGGFNRPLDFIA, encoded by the exons ATGGGTAGGAGCAGGAGTCGGACTCCTCCAAGACGAG AGAGAAGACGTTCCCGCTCAGGCTCAAGGGAGCGTGAGCGAAGGCGAAGGGAGAGAGATCGCTCTCGTTCTCGAGATCGGGACCGAGAGCGACGTAGATCTCGCTCACGATCTCCACATAGGAGACgttcaag GTCTCCTCCTCGACGCCATcgctcctcttctctctctccttcaagACAAAAGGACAGACGTGATGATGACCGCAAAGACGTTAAGGACAAGACGGCAAAGCCCATACAGATGTCAG CGGAGGACATGGAGGgcaaaacagaagaggaaattGAGATGATGAAACTGATGGGATTTGGCTCCTTTGATACCACCAAG GGGAAGAAAACGGACGGATCAGTAAATGCATATGCTATCAATGTGAGCATGAAGAGAAAATACAG gcAGTACATGAACAGAAAAGGTGGATTCAACAGACCGCTGGACTTCATTGCTTGA